In the genome of Vicia villosa cultivar HV-30 ecotype Madison, WI linkage group LG7, Vvil1.0, whole genome shotgun sequence, one region contains:
- the LOC131617930 gene encoding dormancy-associated protein 2-like produces the protein MDSKIAFLIFGLLAMVLISSQVSANTKEEVVENSNELNDAKYGYGGYGRGGYNGGYNNGGGYRNGGGGYNDGGGYRNGGGGYNGGGGYRNGGGYNGGGGYRNGGGGYNGGGGYRNGGGGYNGGGGYNGGDSDNRN, from the exons ATGGATTCCAAAATAGCATTCCTCATTTTTGGCCTTTTGGCCATGGTTCTTATTTCCTCACAGGTCTCTGCTAATACCAAAGAAG AGGTTGTTGAAAACTCAAATGAACTAAACGATGCCAAATATGGCTATGGAGGCTACGGACGTGGTGGTTACAACGGTGGTTACAATAATGGAGGTGGCTACCGCAATGGTGGAGGAGGATACAATGATGGAGGTGGCTACCGCAACGGTGGAGGAGGATACAATGGTGGAGGTGGTTACCGTAACGGTGGTGGTTACAATGGTGGAGGCGGTTATCGTAATGGTGGAGGTGGTTATAATGGTGGTGGCGGTTATCGTAATGGTGGAGGTGGTTACAATGGAGGAGGTGGATACAATGGTGGAGATTCTGATAATCGTAACTGA
- the LOC131617931 gene encoding dormancy-associated protein 2-like, with product MESKNAILILGLLAMVLLISSEVSARDLTETSTNAKEEVVEQSNEVNDAKYGGYGRGGGYHNGGSGYNNGGGYHNGGGGYNKGGGYHNGGGGYNNGGGYHNGGGGYNGGGGYHNGGGGGYRGGGGHGGHGGASNNGN from the exons ATGGAATCCAAAAATGCAATCCTCATCCTTGGCCTATTGGCCATGGTTCTTCTTATTTCCTCAGAGGTGTCAGCTAGGGACTTAACTGAGACATCCACTAATGCCAAAGAGG AGGTTGTTGAACAGTCAAATGAAGTAAATGATGCCAAATATGGAGGTTACGGCCGTGGTGGCGGTTACCACAACGGTGGAAGTGGTTACAACAACGGTGGCGGTTACCACAATGGAGGAGGTGGTTACAACAAGGGTGGCGGTTACCACAATGGTGGAGGTGGTTACAACAATGGTGGCGGTTACCATAATGGTGGAGGTGGTTACAATGGTGGTGGTGGTTACCATaacggtggtggtggtggttacCGTGGTGGAGGTGGACATGGTGGACATGGAGGTGCTTCCAACAACGGTAACTGA